One window of the Nicotiana tabacum cultivar K326 chromosome 4, ASM71507v2, whole genome shotgun sequence genome contains the following:
- the LOC107765773 gene encoding fatty acyl-CoA reductase 2, chloroplastic — translation MEALSTLSSCSVISRTALKLSNNSRRCPPKKVDNMIYCQSSGTNAIKLSSLISERSSVISSDHSTALMEAAGNLVLSSNGSSQAEIKVKDLVPYERHDDGIGITKFLRGKSFLITGATGFLGKVLIEKMLRTAPDVNKIFILIKAKNKEHAMKRLKNEILSADIFKSLKQVHGKSYQTFMLNKLVPVVGNVCESNLGIDEDTSKMMAKEVDIIVNSAANTTFDERYDIALDINTGGPSRLMNFAKQCHNLKLFLQVSTAYVNGQRQGRIMEKPFCVGDSIARENLLSGVNHNSFPFLNVEDEIKLVLETKQALDNNSVTQKMKEIGLERANKFGWQDTYVFTKAMGEMMIDSMRGDIPVVIIRPSVIESTYKEPFPGWMEGSRMMDPIILYYGKGQLTGFLVDPNGVLDVVPADMVVNATLAAMAKHGTEGKTGSSVYQVASSAVNPLVFKDLARMLFDHFNHSPYIDSKGRPIHVPKMTLLRSMEDFSSHLWQDAINRSGLTDLADPNGNLSKKLENICRKSVEQAKYLANIYEPYTFYGGRFDNSNTQRLMECMSKEERWQFGFDVENIDWKDYISNVHIPGLRKHVMKGRGSCS, via the exons ATGGAGGCTTTGAGCACTCTAAGTTCTTGCTCTGTTATATCAAGAACTGCTTTGAAATTGTCTAATAATTCCAGAAGATGCCCTCCCAAGAAAGTTGACAACATGATATATTGCCAAAGTAGTGGTACAAATGCTATAAAATTGTCTTCTCTTATAAGTGAGAGGTCATCGGTGATTAGCTCGGATCATAGCACAGCTTTAATGGAGGCTGCAGGAAATTTGGTTTTGAGTTCAAATGGTAGCAGCCAAGCTGAAATTAAGGTGAAAGATTTGGTGCCTTACGAAAGGCATGATGATGGTATAGGCATTACCAAGTTTCTGAGAGGCAAATCATTTCTCATTACTGGTGCAACTGGTTTTCTGGGAAAAG TTCTAATTGAGAAGATGTTGAGGACAGCACCTGATGTGAACAAAATATTCATCTTGATCAAGGCAAAAAACAAAGAACATGCTATGAAGAGATTGAAGAATGAA ATCCTGAGTGCTGATATATTCAAGTCCCTCAAACAAGTCCATGGGAAATCTTATCAGACTTTCATGTTGAACAAGTTGGTACCTGTGGTAGGAAATGTTTGTGAGTCTAATCTTGGAATTGATGAAGATACATCCAAAATGATGGCCAAAGAGGTTGACATAATTGTGAATTCAGCTGCTAATACAACTTTTGATGAAAG GTACGATATTGCACTTGATATAAACACTGGAGGACCAAGCCGCCTTATGAACTTTGCAAAACAATGCCACAATCTTAAACTCTTTCTTCAAGTATCTACAG CTTATGTAAATGGACAGCGACAAGGTAGAATTATGGAAAAGCCATTCTGCGTTGGAGATAGTATAGCAAGGGAGAATCTTCTCTCTGGAGTCAATCACAACTCCTTCCCCTTTTTGAATGTTGAAGATGAGATAAAGTTAGTTTTGGAGACTAAACAAGCTCTAGACAACAATTCAGTGACtcagaaaatgaaagaaattggTTTAGAGAG AGCAAACAAATTTGGTTGGCAAGATACTTATGTATTCACAAAGGCAATGGGAGAGATGATGATAGACAGCATGAGAGGTGATATTCCGGTAGTTATTATTCGACCAAGTGTCATTGAGAGCACCTACAAGGAACCATTTCCAGGATGGATGGAAGGGAGCAG GATGATGGATCCAATCATTTTGTACTATGGTAAAGGGCAACTCACAGGATTTCTTGTAGACCCTAATGGAGTTCTTGATGTG GTTCCAGCTGACATGGTTGTGAATGCAACGTTGGCAGCCATGGCAAAACATGGGACAGAAGGAAAAACAGGAAGTAGTGTTTACCAGGTTGCTTCATCTGCTGTAAATCCATTAGTCTTCAAGGACTTGGCAAGAATGCTATTTGATCACTTCAATCATTCACCATACATCGATTCCAAAGGAAGACCAATTCATGTTCCAAAGATGACGCTGCTGAGATCCATGGAGGATTTTTCGTCCCACCTTTGGCAAGACGCCATTAACAGGAGTGGCCTAACAGATTTGGCTGATCCAAACGGCAACTTGTCCAAGAAACTTGAGAATATCTGTAGAAAGTCAGTGGAGCAAGCAAAGTACTTGGCTAATATCTATGAACCGTACACTTTCTATGGAGGAAG ATTTGACAACAGCAATACTCAAAGGTTGATGGAATGCAtgtctaaagaagaaagatggcaattTGGATTTGATGTAGAGAACATAGATTGGAAAGATTACATCTCTAACGTCCACATTCCAGGGCTAAGGAAGCATGTGATGAAAGGAAGAGGATCATGCAGTTAA